A region of the Dehalococcoidia bacterium genome:
CACCTGCCCATAAAGGCCCATGATCTTAACGCCCGTGTTGGCCAGCCTCTGGGCCAGCTCCGAGCTGAAAAGCTTGGTTATGGAGGCCTCGGCATTGGGGATCTGGCCCCGCGCCTGCATGGACGTCACCCTATATGAGAGGTAACGCCCCACCTCCACCTCCACCGCCCTGTCAGCCAGGGCGTAGCGCACCCACCCCTGAGCTATGAGGGGCTGGCCCAACACCTTCGTCTCCCGACAGTAAACCACCAGGTCGTCCAGGTCCCGCTTGAGGCTGGCCACCGCCCCGATACCCGATCGCTCGAAGTCCAGCAGCGCCGCCCCTAGATACCAGCCCCGGTTCTCCTCCCCCACCAGATTCTTGGCCGGGATGCGCACATCCTCAAAGAACACCTGGTTAAAGCTGTGGATGCCCGCCATGTTGATGATGGGCTGGACACGGATGCCAGGGGCGTTCATGGGGGCCAGGAAGAAGCTGATGCCCTTGTGCTTGGGGGCGTTGGGGTCGGTGCGCGCCAGGAAGAAGATCCAGTCCGCCCGGTGGGCCCCGGTGGTCCAGATCTTCTGACCATTGATGACGTACTCATCGCCGTCCCGCACCGCCCGCGTCTGCAGGCTGGCCAGGTCGGACCCGGAGCCTGGCTCGGACCAACCCTGGCACCAGGTCACCTCCGCCCGGGCGATGCGGGGCAAGTGCTCCCGCTTCTGCTCCTCGGTGCCGTACAGCATAAGGATGGGGCCCAGCATGTTGATGCCGAAGACGGCGTTGCCCAAGGGGGCACGGTGGTAGCCCAGCTCCTCCCGCAGCACCATCTGCTCCCACAGCCCCATGTCCGACCCGCCATACTCCTTGGGCCAATGGGGGACAAGCCATCCCCTCTCTGCCAGCTTCTTTTGGAACTGGCGGGAGAGCTCCCACTCCTCGTCGCTTCCCAGCTCGAACTCCCCCGCGTACCACTCCGCAGGCAGCTCCTTGCGCAGAAACTCCCTTATCTCCCTGCGAAAGGCCTCCTGCTCCGGCGTGAAGCGAAAGTCCATGGCCGCTTCCCTCCTTCCTTAGTCGCCCCTGGGCAGCCCCAGCCCCCTGGTGGCGATGACGTTGCGCTGGATCTCCGAGGTACCACCCTCGATGGTGTTGGCCACTGAGCGCAAGTACATGAACTCCACCCTCCCTCGCAGGGGCGACCACTTGGAGGAGCGGCTGAGCTGCCCATATAGGCCCAAGACCTTCATGCCCGTGTTGGCGATGCGCTGGTTCAGCTCCATGGAGTAAAGCTTGACGGCCGAGGCCTCGTAATTGGGGATGATGCCCCGGTTCTGCAGGGTCACCACCCGATAGGAGAGGAGCATGGAGACCTCCGTCTCGAGGTAACGCTCGGCCAGCTCATAGCGGAGAGATGGCAGGAGGGAGGCCCGCTCCTGCCCCG
Encoded here:
- a CDS encoding acyl-CoA dehydrogenase family protein translates to MDFRFTPEQEAFRREIREFLRKELPAEWYAGEFELGSDEEWELSRQFQKKLAERGWLVPHWPKEYGGSDMGLWEQMVLREELGYHRAPLGNAVFGINMLGPILMLYGTEEQKREHLPRIARAEVTWCQGWSEPGSGSDLASLQTRAVRDGDEYVINGQKIWTTGAHRADWIFFLARTDPNAPKHKGISFFLAPMNAPGIRVQPIINMAGIHSFNQVFFEDVRIPAKNLVGEENRGWYLGAALLDFERSGIGAVASLKRDLDDLVVYCRETKVLGQPLIAQGWVRYALADRAVEVEVGRYLSYRVTSMQARGQIPNAEASITKLFSSELAQRLANTGVKIMGLYGQVRPESGRWARLHGRFAMAYMMTVASTIAGGTSEIQRNIIATRGLGLPRG